Proteins from a single region of Ananas comosus cultivar F153 linkage group 3, ASM154086v1, whole genome shotgun sequence:
- the LOC109707168 gene encoding cyclin-U2-1-like, giving the protein MGSDIISISPTRLRSDLYGFAADDAAPRTPLVISVLASLLERAIARSERRGGGDAGSDDARARVFECDRVLDMSISSFLERIFRYARVSPPIYVVAYVYMDRLCRSNPGFRIVSTNVHRILTTSIMVASKFVEDMNYPNSYFAKIGGLETQELNGLEVELLFLMGFKLNVSVSVFESYCRHLEREVSFGGGYQIERWLMKARIMCGGEMITSRERNTTTASSGELNQLARVP; this is encoded by the exons ATGGGCTCTGATATCATTTCAATCTCTCCCACTAGGCTAAGAAGTGATCTCTACGGGTTCGCGGCCGACGACGCAGCGCCGCGAACGCCGTTAGTGATCTCCGTCCTCGCCTCGCTTCTGGAGCGCGCAATTGCGCGGAGCGAGAGGCGCGGCGGAGGGGACGCGGGCTCCGACGACGCGAGAGCCCGCGTTTTCGAATGCGACAGGGTTCTCGACATGAGCATCAGTTCGTTCTTGGAGAGGATCTTCCGCTACGCCCGCGTGTCGCCGCCGATCTACGTCGTGGCGTACGTGTACATGGACCGGCTGTGCAGGTCCAACCCAGGGTTCCGAATCGTGTCCACGAATGTTCATCGGATTCTCACTACTTCCATTATGGTGGCTTCGAAATTCGTCGAGGACAT GAACTATCCGAACTCTTACTTCGCGAAGATCGGGGGATTGGAAACGCAGGAATTGAACGGGTTGGAAGTGGAGTTGCTGTTCTTGATGGGGTTTAAGCTGAACGTGAGCGTGAGCGTGTTCGAGAGCTACTGCAGGCACTTGGAGAGGGAAGTGAGTTTCGGAGGCGGGTATCAGATCGAGAGGTGGCTCATGAAGGCGCGTATTATGTGCGGCGGGGAAATGATCACTTCGCGGGAGAGAAACACAACAACAGCCAGCAGCGGAGAATTGAACCAGCTCGCTCGAGTCCCGTAG